AACCGGCTCTACCTCGCCATCCGCCTCTATCCGAAGGAAAACAGGAACCCCGCCAACCGGCAGCCTTTCTATTTCGTCATGAAGCAGCCGTACGCCAAAGTGCCCCGTTTCATCGAACTTCCGCCCCGTGGAGACAACTATTACATCATGTTCACCGAGGACATCATCAAAGCGAACCTCAACCTTATTTTCCCCGGCTACGACGTCGATTCGAGCTACTGCATCAAAATATCCCGTGACGCCGACATTCTGATAGACGACACCGCCAGCAGCGCCGACCTCGTAGCTCAACTGAAAAAGAAGGTAAAAAAACGCAAGATAGGCGACGTCTGCCGCTTTGTCTACGACCGTGCCATGCCGCAAGACTTCCTCGACTTTCTGGTCGACGCCTTCCGCATCCACCGTGACGAACTCGTCCCCGGCGACAAGCACCTGAACCTCGAAGACCTGCGCCACCTGCCCAACCCGAACAAGTCTCTACGCCGCATCGAAAAGCCGCAACCGATGAAGCTGAACATCCTCGACGAAAAAGAATCGATCTTCAACTACGTCGCCCAAAAGGATCTGCTGCTGTATTACCCGTACCACTCCTTCGAGCACTTCACCCACTTCCTCTACGAAGCAGTGCACAATCCGGAGACGCGCGAAATCATGGTCACCCAATACCGTGTAGCCGAAAACTCGGCCGTCATCAACACCTTGATAGCCGCCGCGCAGAACGGCAAGAAAGTCACCGTATTTGTCGAGCTCAAAGCCCGTTTCGACGAAGAGAACAACCTCGCCACCGCCGAAATGATGCAAGCCGCCGGCATCAAAATCATTTACAGCATCCCCGGACTAAAAGTACACGCCAAAGTGGCCCTCGTCCGTCGCCGCGGACTGAATGGAGAGAAAATCCCCAGCTACGCCTACATCAGCACGGGCAACTTCAACGAAAAGACCGCCACCCTATACGCCGACTGTGGACTTTTCACCTGCCGCAAGGAAATAGTGAACGACCTTTACAACCTCTTCCGCACCCTGCAAGGCAAGGAAGATCCGAAATTCACCACTCTCCTCGTCGCCCGCTTCAACCTCATACCGGAACTGAACCGCCTCATCGACCGTGAAATATCCCTTGCCGACCAAGGCAAAGGCGGACGTATCATCCTCAAAATGAACGCCCTCCAAGACCCCGCAATGATCGACCGACTCTACGAGGCCTCCGAACACGGCGTGCAGATCGACCTCATCGTCCGCGGCATCTGCTGCCTCATACCGGAGCAGTCATACAGCCGTAACATCCGTGTCACCCGCATTGTCGACAGTTTTCTGGAGCACGCCCGCATCTGGTATTTCGGCAACGAAGGGCACCCCAAAATATACATGGGCTCGCCCGACTGGATGCGCCGCAACCTCTACCGCCGTATCGAAGCCGTCACCCCCATCCTCGACCCTGACCTGCGCGCCAGTCTGATCGAAATGCTCCATATCCAGCTCGCTGACAACCAAAAAGCCTGTTGGGTAGACGACAAACTGCAAAACGTATTCAAAAAAAGAGCGTCCGGCACCCCTGCTGTCCGTGCCCAATACGATTTTTATGAATGGCTCAAAAAAGACATTGTAACAGAAATGTAACACGTATGACATTTTTCCGCAACGTTAAACTCCGTTCTTTGCCTCCATAAATAAACATACACAACTTTCTTTATGGAGACAATTTACTTATGCATTATCATTTTCCTGTTCGTGCTGGCCGTGTTCGATCTCATCGTCGGAGTCAGTAATGATGCAGTCAACTTTCTGAATTCGGCGGTAGGCGCCAAGGCCGCTTCGTTCAAAACCATTCTTTTCATAGCCGGGATCGGTATTTTCATTGGCGCATCCCTGTCCAATGGCATGATGGACATAGCCCGTCACGGAATCTATCAGCCCGAGCATTTCTACTTTGCCGAAATCATGTGTATACTGCTCGCCGTCATGCTGACCGACGTAGTCCTTCTGGACGTCTTCAACTCTATGGGCATGCCCACCTCCACGACCGTCTCACTGGTCTTCGAGCTGCTCGGAGGAACTTTCGCCCTCTCCCTGATCAAAGTAAACAATGACGCCACCCTTGCGTTGGGCGATCTGATCAACACCGACAAAGCACTTTCCGTGATCATGGCCATTTTCGTGTCCGTAGCCATCGCCTTCTTCTTCGGTATGTTAGTACAGTGGCTCGCCCGCATCGTTTTCACGTTCAATTACACGAAAAACATCAAATACAGCATCGGCCTTTTCGGTGGGATCGCCGCCACCTCCATCATCTACTTCATGCTGATCAAAGGGTTGAAAGACAGCTCCTTCATGACCCCCGAAAACAAACAGTGGATACAGGACAACACGCTGCTGCTCATCGCCAGCTTCTTCGTCTTCTTCACGGCACTGATGCAAGTGCTTCACTGG
This sequence is a window from Bacteroides thetaiotaomicron VPI-5482. Protein-coding genes within it:
- a CDS encoding RNA degradosome polyphosphate kinase; its protein translation is MESKYNYFKRDISWLSFNYRVLLEALDEHLPLYERINFISIYSSNLEEFYKIRVADHKAVASGATESDEETVQSARELVEEINHEVNRQLDDRVRIYEEKILPALRKNHIIFYQDRHVEPFHQQFIKDFFREEIFPYLQPVPVSKDKIVSFLRDNRLYLAIRLYPKENRNPANRQPFYFVMKQPYAKVPRFIELPPRGDNYYIMFTEDIIKANLNLIFPGYDVDSSYCIKISRDADILIDDTASSADLVAQLKKKVKKRKIGDVCRFVYDRAMPQDFLDFLVDAFRIHRDELVPGDKHLNLEDLRHLPNPNKSLRRIEKPQPMKLNILDEKESIFNYVAQKDLLLYYPYHSFEHFTHFLYEAVHNPETREIMVTQYRVAENSAVINTLIAAAQNGKKVTVFVELKARFDEENNLATAEMMQAAGIKIIYSIPGLKVHAKVALVRRRGLNGEKIPSYAYISTGNFNEKTATLYADCGLFTCRKEIVNDLYNLFRTLQGKEDPKFTTLLVARFNLIPELNRLIDREISLADQGKGGRIILKMNALQDPAMIDRLYEASEHGVQIDLIVRGICCLIPEQSYSRNIRVTRIVDSFLEHARIWYFGNEGHPKIYMGSPDWMRRNLYRRIEAVTPILDPDLRASLIEMLHIQLADNQKACWVDDKLQNVFKKRASGTPAVRAQYDFYEWLKKDIVTEM